In a genomic window of Occallatibacter riparius:
- a CDS encoding PadR family transcriptional regulator: protein MMKKTDVKQGTLALMVLKTLEVLGPLHGYGIARRIEQISGALLAVNQGTLYPVLLKLEQEGSIDSDWGASENNRRARYYRLTTAGKRQLQSEVQDWQQTTEIMARFLSARAEELQ from the coding sequence GTGATGAAGAAAACTGACGTAAAACAGGGAACGCTGGCCCTGATGGTGCTGAAGACGCTGGAGGTCCTGGGCCCGTTGCACGGATATGGGATTGCGCGCCGGATCGAACAGATCAGTGGAGCTCTGCTGGCGGTAAACCAGGGCACGCTTTACCCCGTGCTTTTGAAGCTCGAGCAGGAAGGCTCGATCGACTCGGACTGGGGAGCGTCAGAAAACAACCGCCGCGCGCGCTACTACCGGCTGACAACGGCCGGCAAGCGCCAGTTGCAGAGCGAAGTACAGGATTGGCAGCAGACGACCGAAATCATGGCGCGGTTTCTTTCGGCCCGGGCGGAGGAGCTCCAATGA